cgaatcgagaaaattcgaggaactcgaggagagggcgaaatttagttgttgcgaatatatccctactcgattcgcgaaaatttagggctgcgaaattaattgattttacagtatttattcatgataactacagcctctgcaaaaatactgttcaatgacgttgtgggtgcgccttatgtcatatcgtttgctaacgttcgcatatttatatggtttcccaaaaagagccactggatcagtggacagagctttcacgcgtcGCCGTCCTTTGAACGTTCGgcactcgctataactgttaTGTGTAGTTGCCACTAAATGGATGGCTCGTCGTTCTGATTATCTAGCTATGTTGTTCTCTCCAGCGCTTAACAcgcacttaacgcgcccagtcgaAGTTCTTGTGCCacgaccttcttgaagtgctttacttctcctaatgttcctttgtgtgttcggctttctttcataatactatccagtgctgacgcacttgtttggtgcaagGTACGTACAGCAAATACTGCCACCGTCGCGGtgtctatgatggagaaaatacccccgctctgaggtgttcgtgcgtccccgttggagaagagaacatattgacagcccacggggcgcacgccgatatgacagcatcggcgtgacgccgccgccgccgccgggcctTCAACCTGCTCTACGCTgccgccgaaaaaaatgcccacggcgcacacctctagtcgGTACGTGCCAACTCGCAGACACCGTTGCTTTGACCCGTGAAACGATCTCTGTCTGCAGCTCGTTGAGCGCTCTGGTGCCAAGGGTTCCCCTACTTACAGTTTAGCGAGCACGGTTTTAGAGAATACCATTTTAGAAAAGAGCTTACAACATAGCAAATTGCGTCTCAGCGAACGAAAGGCTCGTTTCATCGAACTACATTTCAGATATTATCGGGCACGTTTTAGAGAACACCGTCCTCGCGTATGAAGTTTTGGTTTTGGTTCCAACAAGGTTGTGTGTTTGTGGActacattcttaaaaaaaagggtgtactttaacgcctttccttgccacatatataacacccttttggggagtacaattacactcaaaagggtgtctcctcactccctcaagggagtagcatagcACCTTTCTCCCTATTGGAGAGAGCAGGGAGAAAGGTGTTTGCTACTCCCTttagggagtgaggagacacccttttgaacgtaattgtactctccaaaagggtgttatatatgtggcaaggaaaggagttaaagtacaccttttttttaagaatgtagTCCACAGACACACAACCTTGTTGGAACCAAAACCAAAacttcgtccgcgagaacggtGTTCTCTAAAACTCTGTTTTAGGAGTGTTGTGGCAGTCCGCAAGTGTTTTAGGGGTTTGGTATCCGCAAACCCGAAAAACGACACTCACATTGTGTTTTCGTTCTTGTTCTAGCGATGCACTAAGCAACACCTATGGCTCATCGCTCAACAACACCACCACATTTGCAATAACCAGCACAAAGCAGGAATGACATGCGTAGTGAGGGTACCAGCAACGcacaaaacacaacacacagccCGCCGAGGGGAGACGAGCAGACGCCGCAAAGGCCGGAAGAGAACGCTCCTGGCGTCACGACTGTTCAAAGTGCGGCTTTCAGTCGGGGGCAAAAGATACAACTTTAAAAGGCCATTATAAATTCTCGGAGCCGAATATATAtaaacgaaatattttgcacggttgCTCGGAACGATGTAaggaatcatctgataaggcctATTTACTTCGCATCTGCTGTtcagactgtccctttaatgaaGATAGACATCTAGTGATATCAAACCTCTCAGGCAAAGAATTAAAAAAATCTAGAATTTActcttctttgttcttttttcctCTTGTGCACAAGCTTAATCTTTATCTCAAATTGTAGGCCACTCACAAGGGAATACACATATGTATACTAGTCGTGCGCGAAATGAAAGTAGCGCGTCTATATTGAAAATAGAAATTGCCATCAATGTGTGTTGTTTGTGTATATCATCTTACTCTGCGAACAAAATACTGCAGCACCTTCCAGCCCAAAGCTAGCATACTGGTTGTATAACGAACGCCACCCACCTTgttcacgaaaaaaaaacaaaaaaaaaacagatctGCTGGCAGAACATAACACATGCGAAAGCAAATCGCTCAGCGAACGTGAAAAAACTGGGGATGTAGAGATGTGCGCCAAATTATATGGCACGTAATACCCTGTGCATTGGAAATCCAAGTCCCTTGTGAAACGAACCCAACACTGTAACACACCTTTCGCTAAGAGTAAGAAGACTGCACTATAGCGACTACAACCTCGCTTCCTCGTATGCTCAGCATACGACTTTTAGGAATAGACCTCACCTGTTTGTaaaaaatgacgtcacagtgttatacagcgccaccaatttggtagaattaaactatgctcgaagctaggggcgaacaaggtcgcgcaggGAAGCcaaggtcttgaggggattccgATGGTCCCGGAAAAGAACTCGGAAAGCACTGAAAGcacaacaattttttttttaaatcaagtGATTATCCTGCTATTAAAATGCACCTTGCGAAGTAATTCAATAAACAGATGCACAAATATCGCAGattagacctctacccgagaccATAGATTgggaagttacccgtcaaaaagaactcgttacaagttaagttagcGCGTGCaaactgtaactaagttaataacgaagttcttcagcctgaaatgtaactcgcagttactgagttacttaaaaaaagaacgagtcacttccaagttacttcggacacaaaatagcattacgcaggtgcagggcgcgtgagcagttgagttagaccttgagttgcctgcggaggagcgaaacacgcttagatcgtttacgtttatgtccaacaatgttTGTAtaagcaaatgacgtcatagtgttcgacagcgccaaaatttggaagaattgaactacactcgaagctggaggtgaacaaggtcgtgtccgaaagccacggtcttgaggggattaagaTACCCTCGGTCCCACTTTTCTTTATATGGGAGGCAGTGAACATGTGCCCgttcatggaacccagccctctccttccgatttgtttcggtttcagtctgtctaccaatgtcatgatgacgcttctctggtagaggtctattcgaacgctttgcgtcTTACTCCCTGTTggtgcacaatggttcagcttcatttcaatggcagcggttcttacttcctgaataaaatactgtcgttgattgaatatcacgttttatggcaaaaaaatgccgTGAAGGAACAGGGGAGAaatcaagaaaatatgtggacatgAGTGAAAAAGAGTTAAAAGTGTGAGAGGCGAACGCCCGTCGGAAATGTCCAGCAGCTCGTCTGCCAACCATGGGGGTAGAGACCGGAAGGAGCGCACACGAGGTAAATTTACCCAGGTAGTGAAAACGAGGAAAAAAACcaaatctgacccggcaacactgtcatctccgTGACTCGAGCGATCCTGGTTGCTGGTAGCACAGAAACATGGAACCAGACTATCTGTGATTGCATCGTAGAGGATATAGCGCAAATGAAACAAAAACTTCCCGAAATTCCCATAATGTTACAGGGCGATTTCAATTGTCACATCCTGGAACTCGGTGGAAAAGAAAGCAAGTCGCAACACCTACGATCTATAGTGAAAAGACACGACCTAGAAATATTAAACCTACACGAAAGGTGCGTTGGCAGTGTGACGTGGAGCAAAGGACACCAAGAAACCAGCATCGACTACGCACTAGCCTGCGCGCGTTGGCAACACTATCCGTATACCATACAAAATGTACATATAGACGAAGAGAAGCaatacagcagcacaagcgacCATAACAGAATCAAGGTAACTATTAAagtaccaaaaaaaaaaactaatggACTAACTAACTAGACACCAGGAAGACAAGAACCGAGATGGAAAACAGGAAACGAGGAGAACCTACACAAGTTTGCTACAGAACTCGAGGAGGCTCTCGAAACTAAGGGAATACTCGACTATAAGACCTTCACACAACTGATGGAAAGTACGGCAATGACTACAGTAGGCAAAACAAAGGGAAGACGAAGGAGAGGACGTAAGGAGAAGCCGTGGTGTGATCAAGAGATACTGGACGCGATTCGTGAGAGGAAGAAGCTATGCCGCGCACTGCGGAAAGCAGTCAAGAACAAGACAGAGTGCAAAGAGGAGAAAGCGGCCTACGAAATCCAACAGATGAAAACCAAAAGACTAATAAGCCAGAAATTAGAGCAATACTACAGAAGGATAGAAGAGGAGGTACGCGAGTCGGGACGGCAAAATGGCCAAAAGTTCTGGAAGTATATTGAAAGTATGACTACGCCAAAGAAAGCAAAGACGTCTGAAATCGCACTGCGCGATAATCAAGGAGGGAACAGAGAAAAACTAATACGGAAAGATGACATCGAGAAACATATGACGCGATATTTTAATCAACAACAAGAAGAATTACGGAAACGAACGTGCGCATCAAAGCCTTGCACCCTTAAACCCCACGAAAACAAGCTGTCCCACAGTGAACAAGAAGATATTCTAAGAGCGATAGAAGAGGAGGAACTTACAAAACATCTAAACAAACTCAAGAAAGGCAAAGCAACAGGTCCAGATGGAATACCAAACGAATTCCTAAAAGTACTAGGGCCTCGCAGCAAAGAAAATCTAAGAAGAATCTTCAATAATATACTAGAGAGCAAAGAAATTCCTGAAGAATGGAACCACAGCTCGGTTAGATTGTTATATAAAGACCAGGGTAAACCAAAAGATGACCTTAAGTCATATAGACCCATAACTCTACAAAGCAACATCGCGAAATTATTTTCCACCATCATCAACGACAGGATAACAAAGACATATGACCAGCATCTGACCGAAGCACAGAACGGCTTCCGAGAAGACAGAAGCGGCAGTGACAACCTCTTTATAATCACTCAACTGATAGAACTGAGTTTACAATCAGGACAAGAACTATACGTGGCTTTCCTCGATCTGGAAAAGGCTTACGACGCCGTACCGCATGAAGTACGCACAAAATATGTACTCAAACTGCTATAGCACATACCTTCTCGAAAACTAAGTCAGAGAAAGTGAAGCAATCCGTGGGACTCAAACAAGGGTGCCCCATGTCGCCGACATTATTTAACATATTCTTGAACGACTTACTCAAAGAACTAGAACAGAGTGACAAGGGCATAAAGCTAAGCACCGTCGACACATCAGGGAGGCGATCAGAAACGCATATACCCGCGCTTGCGTTTGCGGACGACATCCTGCTGATTGCGCGAACACCCGGCGACATGCAACACCTACTCGACGTCTGCACTAAAATTGCGGAACCCAGTGGAATGAAATTCAGCAGACAAAAACACAATGGATGAAATTTGGGGAAACCAACTGCACTCCAAACCAAATCTTCTCGCTCCAAAACTTCGACGTCGCCCGTACCAACCATTATCGATACCTCGGCATACTCCTGGAGGAACAAAAAGACTACCTAGAGGCTCACGAAAGGATAGTCGTAACGACATCAAACAAAAGGAAAGGACAAGTGTGGCACTTGGCCCGCCACTCCTACAATCCGTACGTGGTAGGGAGACTACTATGGAAGACGGTAGCTGTCCCAAACGCTACCTATGCCAACGAAGCACTGTGCTACAGCAACAGTACTATCAAAACTCTGGAACGCCACcagaaagaaataggaaaatGGATCCTAGGAGGAAACCTTGCTACAGCAAATGCAGCCATTGAGGGCGAACTGGCGTGGTCCAGTTTCGAATATAGGGAGGCCCGATCAAAAACACGCTACCTGGGGCGAATAACCCACCTAGCATAAAACAGGCCCTTAAAACGAGTCTTCCAGCACGTACGTTTTAGGGGCACAAAAACAAACTGGATCAAACGTATGAGTAAGATAGACTCCAAGTACAGTAGGGGAACGACACGAcacaagaagaaaaacgcaCGAGAATGGTACAGACAAGTCAACAAGGAAATGAAAGCAATTGAACAACACTGCTGGAGACAACgttcaaacaaaaacaaagcatgACCCTCTATAATAAATATAAAGAAGAACCTGCCCCATACAACTACTACAGAGGTGACCACCAAAGCAGCTTGGTATTCCAAACCAGAACAGGCGCCCTCCTAACCAGAGAAAGAATCGCACAGCTCTTCGACCACCCTGACGAAACATGTCTACTTTGCGGGAGCAAGAAAGAAGACTTAGAGAACGTGATGTTGAAATGCCCGGCCACCCAAGCAACCCGTCTAGAGGGGTTAGACATCCAAACGGCGCTCGGTCTAACACCCCCTCAAAATGGTGAAaacccatggaggaaggaaacacaaggagcggctcttccctccagactagcgtagccaccctctagcggtcgctcgggtcaaaatcgccattgcttcctgtccaccacgtgatcccctctaaagtttcggttttgcaaggctttgtttctcgcgctgctgtccgtatgattttgcttcttggaagtaatttattgtgaaaatgtgagcaccgtcgtagaaaccacgtatggtaatgtgttcctgtcccggctgcggctctcgttgaactgaaatcagctctgtcacgggaacgcgttttgttcgtaagtacacggtaacttgctttagtcgcccgtgtgtcttcgagtcatcttgaattgttcatttgggacctcaaactccgccgcagattcatttcatatcttcagttgttgtacaaatctgattaatggaacggcattcttaaccacttagtcaagaaaagtacatacgttggaagtaaccgttgccacacgtgatgtttccggtcccgcgtactccttttgcgttctgtaCACTGTGagtggtcttctaatagaacagtaaacattcgtaacacacagaaataaagtgcaagcacgcgttcaacgtaatactgccaCCTGAACTgcaacacaactacagctcgcgtcgtctgctttgctggagccatgctgtctggagggtcacgtgagcggtcacgtggtagacaggagcatcccagaatgcaatgcgaggccggctacgctcgtcccgatagaaaactgtcggaggggccgctccttgtgtttccttcctccatgtgaAAACCCCACCGATATCACAGACAGATGCAAGCGCCACCTAACAAATTGGGAAAAGCAAACGAGAACCGCTCTGCACACGCTAGAAACCAACACGGTAGCCAAAGCCAACACCAAAGCCGTTTCGGTCAGCGATCCAAGACCAGGACCGGCCAAAAGCCAATCAACCAGCACCAGCCGCACCAGCCAACAGACCGGGAGAACCTGCGAACAAACAAAGCCAAGCAAAGCCAAACCCCAGCGGGAGTGACCAGAAAACAGCACACGGGAAACCACCTAGCGGCAGCCAAGTTCTTTGTGTCTTAGTGATGTTTTTCCTTTCATTCTATttccttcctttcgtttcttttaCTTTTCGCCTGTGGCACCTCAGGGATGAGGTGAACCTGAACCAAAACCTGAATCTGGTACGGccgtaaacaaaaaatatttacgacGCGCGCATGGGTCTTGTATAAACTAATAGTTTATTCAAAATTCAAGTATAGGaaaagcagagttcgaggtaactcgttactgtaactaagttccttttttggtaacttgtaacttaactcggtacttttgcgccgtggtaactttcagaggaactcgttcctctttcaggtaactttgccaaagtaacttaagttaagttccgagttacttttaactcgcttttcacacACGTCCGCATATTTTCTTGCTGTCTCTACGGTTCgctcatggcattttttgccataaaacgtgatattgaatcaatcaatgacagtattttgttcaggaagtaagaaccgctgccattgaaatgaagctgaaccattgtgcgcccacagggagtaagatgcaaagcgttcgaatagacctctaccagagaaacgtcattggtagacacactgaaaccgaaacaaatcggaaggagagggctggtttccacgaacgggcacttgttcgctgcctcccattgaaagaaaagcaggaccgagggtcgcgtccttctaagggaccatatcgtaatcccctcaagaccgtggctttcgggcgcgaccttgttcacctctagcgtCGAGCGTAattcagctctaccaaatttgtggcgctgtcgaacactatgtcgttatttgtttacaaacagggagatgcctattgttggacataaacgaaaacgatctaagcgtgttgcactcctccgcaggcaagcCAATGTCTAACACAaatgctcacgcgcgctgcacctgcgtaatgttattttgtgtccgaagtaacatggaagtaactcgttctttttgttaagtaactcagtaactacgAGTTACAATTCAGGCtgaggaacttcgttattaacttagttacattttgcacacggtaacttaacttgtaacgagttctttagacgggtaacttctcaatctatgaggAAAAGCCATCTGTTACACCAGta
This portion of the Ornithodoros turicata isolate Travis chromosome 3, ASM3712646v1, whole genome shotgun sequence genome encodes:
- the LOC135389635 gene encoding uncharacterized protein LOC135389635, with the translated sequence MTTVGKTKGRRRRGRKEKPWCDQEILDAIRERKKLCRALRKAVKNKTECKEEKAAYEIQQMKTKRLISQKLEQYYRRIEEEVRESGRQNGQKFWKYIESMTTPKKAKTSEIALRDNQGGNREKLIRKDDIEKHMTRYFNQQQEELRKRTCASKPCTLKPHENKLSHSEQEDILRAIEEEELTKHLNKLKKGKATGPDGIPNEFLKVLGPRSKENLRRIFNNILESKEIPEEWNHSSVRLLYKDQGKPKDDLKSYRPITLQSNIAKLFSTIINDRITKTYDQHLTEAQNGFREDRSGSDNLFIITQLIELSLQSGQELYVAFLDLEKAYDAVPHEVRTKYVLKLL